The Phacochoerus africanus isolate WHEZ1 chromosome 3, ROS_Pafr_v1, whole genome shotgun sequence genome window below encodes:
- the STMN3 gene encoding stathmin-3 has protein sequence MASTVSAYKEKMKELSVLSLICSCFYPQPHPNTVYQYGDMEVKQLDKRASGQSFEVILKSPSDLSPESPVLSSPPKRKDTSLEELQKRLEAAEERRKTQEAQVLKQLAERREHEREVLHKALEENNNFSRLAEEKLNYKMELSKEIREAHLAALRERLREKELHAAEVRRNKEQREEMSG, from the exons ATGGCCAGCACCGTGTCGG CCTACAAGGAGAAGATGAAGGAGCTGTCCGTGCTGTCACTCATCTGCTCCTGCTTCTACCCACAGCCACACCCCAACACCGTCTACCAGTACGGGG ACATGGAGGTGAAGCAGCTGGACAAGAGGGCCTCTGGCCAGAGCTTTGAGGTCATCCTCAAGTCCCCTTCCGACCTGTCCCCGGAGAGCCCTGTGCTCTCCTCCCCCCCCAAGAGGAAGGACACCTCCCTGGAGGAGCTGCAGAAGCGGCTGGAGGCGGCTGAGGAGCGGAGGAAG ACGCAGGAGGCGCAGGTGCTGAAGCAGCTGGCGGAGCGGCGCGAGCACGAGCGCGAGGTGCTGCACAAGGCGCTGGAGGAGAACAACAACTTCAGCCGCCTGGCCGAGGAGAAGCTCAACTACAAGATGGAGCTCAGCAAGGAGATCCGCGAGGCTCACCTGGCGGCGCTGCGCGAGCGGCTGCGCGAGAAG GAGCTGCACGCGGCCGAGGTCCGCAGGAACAAGGAGCAGCGTGAGGAGATGTCCGGCTAA
- the LOC125122349 gene encoding basic salivary proline-rich protein 3-like: MDEHGGRDTKCNEPTQEDKTLHDACLSHEGRRGPHGKRGPTRPSAGGAPSRRGPPRKEDPQGRGAPTRGEPPREGGPHAAPAPAPSARPPPQALPSSRRPPPSGKMEAAPPPPPTRLTRARDARDARRAPPPLPRSPPPAVTS; the protein is encoded by the exons ATGGACGAACACGGAGGACGTGACACTAAGTGCAACGAGCCGACACAGGAGGACAAAACACTACATGACGCCTGCCTCTCCCACGAG GGGAGGCGCGGCCCCCACGGGAAGCGGGGACCCACGCGGCCCTCCGCGGGGGGAGCGCCCTCACGAAGGGGGCCCCCACGCAAAGAGGACCCCCAAGGGAGGGGGGCCCCCACGCGAGGGGAGCCCCCGCGAGAAGGCGGCCCCCAcgcggcccccgcccccgcgccctcCGCGCGGCCCCCGCCGCAGGCCCTCCCCAGCTCCCGCCGCCCGCCGCCTTCCGGCAAGATGGaggccgcgccgccgccgccgccgacgCGCCTGACGCGGGCCCGTGACGCCCGTGACGCCCGCCGCGCgccgccgcccctcccccgctcccctccccccgccgtaACGTCCTGA